The following is a genomic window from Mus pahari chromosome 1, PAHARI_EIJ_v1.1, whole genome shotgun sequence.
CCCagaggtggtaccacccacagggGACTGGGCCTTTTCACATCAATTGTTAATGAAGAAGTTGCCCTACAACTTGGCCTTTAGGTAAATCTtagtggagacattttctcagttgagagtccctcttcctttgtgtcaagttggcataaaacgaGACAGCACAAGTTAGGATAACACCCCGAAGGTGGGCAGCACCATCTTGGGGTGAATAAATAGGGGAAAGATGGACTGGAGATACGGCTGAGAGGGTAAGAGTGCTTACCCAACACCAATAGTGGACGGCTCACAGCTACATTCAACACTCTCCTGGTAtccataggcacctgcactcatgtgtaccTATCTACCTCCTcgtaattaaaaaagaaagaaagaaaaacaaaagaacttacaaatgtgcgtgtgtctgtctctctgtgtgtttctgtctctctgtctcttcctgtctctgtctctctttctctgtgttgtgtctctgtctcttcctgtctctagttctgtctctgtctctgtctctgtctctgtgtgtgtagcaAAAGCAGACTGACACTGGCATTTTCTTTGTGCTGCTTCTGGGTTCTCTAAGATGTTATCAGGAAGCCTTAAGCTCTGCTCCCGAGGCTACATTTTCCCCACCATGTCAGTCTGTGTCTCCTCTAGTCACCACCAGGATAAACTCCCCTTTTTAAACTGCTTCTTATCAGGTCTTTGGTCACTGCCATGAGAAAAATAATCAGTAAAGTGTGTTTCGAGCTCACAGAATGATGATGAGAAATCGAAAATGTCATCCCCTTCCCTGGAACCCCTGACATCAGCCTACAGCCCAGACCATGAGAAGGGTCTTCTAGCTGTTCGGGTCAACAGTCCATTGAGGTATAACCACAGCCACTCTGTCATGTAGAGCCTCTGCTCCTTCTGTGGGCATGTTTTCATGTGTCCCACTGAGATGCTCACACTGGAGGATAAGTTCAATTAGTTGTTTGCTGGCTGACACTGGTTTTGTTTAGCCTTATTATTTCCTGAAGATAGGTACATCTCTTTGTGGTTTAGCTTAGCTGGAAGAAATCAGAGGTTCTGGCAGCCCTGGATCTCCATCCCACATGTGGCTGATCGGCTGGTAACGAGCGGTCCATGGGtgtggtgagaatggggtgtgaACTCAGTTGGCCACTCTGTTCCCTTCTTGCCTTTTGATATTTATTTGCTGGTTTTTTCCCCCCTGATTTCATTGAGGTGACTGATTCTGAGAAGTGCTGGAACTCCTTTCCCATGTCTTACTATGTCTTCCCATGATATGAGCTACCACACAAGGTGTTTCCATGGACCTTCCACAAGCTGACCTTCTTTATCACAGTGATACTGAGCTCCAACATGTAACATCTCTCTGAGGGCTCTTTTGAGTTCTGGATGCATCAAATCTCAACTTCTGTAGCCTCACAAGCAGAAGTAATCAGGAAAATAAATACTCTCTCTTGGGATGAAAAGCTGAGGGGTGAAGTGCTCTGGTCCGAGAGCTTATTGACCTGCATGCTGTAAATATCCCACTTGTGGCTGCTTTCAAACTACCCATGTTTTTCACTGCACAGGTCTGGGAAGAGATTCTTAAGAGCCAAACACCACATATAGATGAATTCAATCTCAAGAGCTTTGATGCTAGCTGAATAAGATAGTTTGGAGATGGTgagttttaaatacttttattttaaacacagtTTAGTTCATTCTGtgcttctataattttttttttaataatgactacttagaggctagagagatggctcggtggttaagagcactttctgttcttgcaATGGATctaggtttggttctcagcatccatatggtgACTAATAATCAACTCTGCTTCTAGTGATCTGGCAtgttctggtctccttgggcacttgtgcacacatagagcatgcatgcatatatatatatatatatatatatatatatatatatatatatatatatatatttggacacacacatgcataaaataaatatcaccCCCTTTTGATAGTCTAGGCTTTAAGCTTCTGATCCTTCTGACCTCTCTCATGTTGAGATTATAAACATGTCACCATGACCAGTTTAtgtggttctagggattgaacccaggcttcATACATATTAGGTAAGCATTTTATTAACTTGGGTTAAAACACAGATcactgtttctggctccagaggTCTTAGGTAGGCTGCTTCTAACAAGTTCCTAGGTGATGCCAATCCTGCTGGTCTGGGGATCACACTGGAAGACTAAAGGTATGCTGGCATTAGTCCACAGTTTGTTTCCTTTTACAGCATGGGCCAGGTTTGTCTAGAGAACATCAGCCATAACTCCTACTTTGAGAGAGTAGTCCCTAACAGGGGATAGAAAGCATGATGATAGGCAGATACCTACATATATAGCACTGGAACCTGGGGACAAGGTGGCTACTCTAAAGCCCCTAAAATGATCTGTGAATCTTCATAGTGCCCTTCCCTCATCTCATGCTAACATACAGCCAAAATGCAAAAGGAGGTGGAGTGGCAAACAGTAAAACCATCATTCTGAAGGTCATTACCAGCTTCCTAAGGGCAGCACAAGTGTCTGACTTATGTCACTATGGACTAGTTATTGGTGGACTTGGAACTGAAGGATGAGGATGAAGTATAGAAAGGGAGACTGATTTTTGGCCCTCTATGTGCACATGCTAAGGAAAGGCAGAGGCTAGGTAGACATTTATGGAGGAACATACTCCCatacatactttctttttttttttttttttttttttNNNNNNNNNNNNNNNNNNNNNNNNNNNNNNNNNNNNNNNNNNNNNNNNNNNNNNNNNNNNNNNNNNNNNNNNNNNNNNNNNNNNNNNNNNNNNNNNNNNNNNNNNNNNNNNNNNNNNNNNNNNNNNNNNNNNNNNNNNNNNNNNNNNNNNNNNNNNNNNNNNNNNNNNNNNNNNNNNNNNNNNNNNNNNNNNNNNNNNNNNNNNNNNNNNNNNNNNNNNNNNNNNNNNNNNNNNNNNNNNNNNNNNNNNNNNNNNNNNNNNNNNNNNNNNNNNNNNNNNNNNNNNNNNNNNNNNNNNNNNNNNNNNNNNNNNNNNNNNNNNNNNNNNNNNNNNNNNNNNNNNNNNNNNNNNNNNNNNNNNNNNNNNNNNNNNNNNNNNNNNNNNNNNNNNNNNNNNNNNNNNNNNNNNNNNNNNNNNNNNNNNNNNNNNNNNNNNNNNNNNNNNNNNNNNNNNNNNNNNNNNNNNNNNNNNNNNNNNNNNNNNNNNNNNNNNNNNNNNNNNNNNNNNNNNNNNNNNNNNNNNNNNNNNNNNNNNNNNNNNNNNNNNNNNNNNNNNNNNNNNNNNNNNNNNNNNNNNNNNNNNNNNNNNNNNNNNNNNNNNNNNNNNNNNNNNNNNNNNNNNNNNNNNNNNNNNNNNNNNNNNNNNNNNNNNNNNNNNNNNNNNNNNNNNNNNNNNNNNNNNNNNNNNNNNNNNNNNNNNNNNNNNNNNNNNNNNNNNNNNNNNNNNNNNNNNNNNNNNNNNNNNNNNNNNNNNNNNNNNNNNNNNNNNNNNNNNNNNNNNNNNNNNNNNNNNNNNNNNNNNNNNNNNNNNNNNNNNNNNNNNNNNNNNNNNNNNNNNNNNNNNNNNNNNNNNNNNNNNNNNNNNNNNNNNNNNNNNNNNNNNNNNNNNNNNNNNNNNNNNNNNNNNNNNNNNNNNNNNNNNNNNNNNNNNNNNNNNNNNNNNNNNNNNNNNNNNNNNNNNNNNNNNNNNNNNNNNNNNNNNNNNNNNNNNNNNNNNNNNNNNNNNCTTGCAGAACTGAACTTGGAGGCCGGACTCTCCTCAGGTTTCTTTGGCTCAGGTGCAGATCTGGAGTCTTGATCTTTTTTGCCATCCTTCCTATCCAACTCCTTCCAGTGGTCTCTGTTCCCTCCGTCCCAGGGACCACGGCTGGAGCTTCCAGTTTGGCCTTGTGTGGCATTCACCACATCAACTTTATTTCCATCTTTACTTGATGGTCCTTCCTCAGGGGGCTGAACTGGAGCTACTTTCCCTCCACCACTTGTAGGGGACGGCTGCTCTGTGTCTGAGCTCTGAGATGGAGCAGGAGGGTTAGAGCTTCGCTTCGCCCACGCATTCTCCTTTGGCGGAGGGGCTGGCATGACCTTTAGCGGCTGGTCAGGTTTAGGAAGCTTAGAGGTTGGAGAGTGACAGTCGTCTTCTTTATTGAGGGCTTCATTTTCTATAGACTTCTCACTCTCCCTCCTTCGTGTATTTCTGCCAGATGTGGCCGAGGCCCCAGTCTGCGATGACTCACTTCCTGTCCTCGACCATTCTCTTTCCTGAGTTTCTTCACTTCGCCAGCTTGGGTGTCTCTCCCGGGGCCGGCGGTCTAGTTTTGGCTCATCCAGCTGACGCTGCAgcttctcctgctccttctgtAGCCGTTCCTCTACTTCTCTTTCCCTAGCAGCTGTGTCAACAGGCTTCGCCCCTCCAAAGATGGAGGCCGCCCGGCTGGACTGGGAGGTGCTGGCGGAGGCGTCATCCTCCTTAGGAGCACTTCGAGGCTTGAGGTTGAGTCTGGGTCTCTGGGGGGGACCTCTGTCATCACGCCTATAGTCATCCCGCGAGTAATCATCCCTGGAACTCCATGACCGATCGTCCCGTCTGTCANAGCGGTCTTCATAGCGGTCCCCACCTCCTCTGTAGTCATCATCTCTCCGGTACCCACTTCCAAATGCTCTTCTGCCACTGCCTATCCTGGAGTCATAGCCTNGGTNATAGTCTCTNCTGCCTCGGTCATCATAGCGATCCCGGCCCCCATAGCGGTCCATGTCTCTGCGAGGGCCGTCCCGNTATCCGTCCCTATACCCATCCCGATACCGGTCTGAATCGTAACGATCTCGATACTTGTCTCCAAAGCTATCATCGCCTCTTCTAGGTGGGTAGTCATCAAAACTGTCTGTGGCAGGACGGGCCCTCCAGTCTGTGTCTGTTTTGTCAGAATCCCGATTTCTATCTCGACCAAAAGAACGGTCATCCCTGTCTTTATCCTGTGCCTGATCAGCAACATCCACTCGAATTCTCCTGTTACCTAGAGACTCTTCATTGAGACTCAAAGCCCTGAGCAGAGAATCCAGGTCCTCAAATTCTGCGTAGCCAAAACCTT
Proteins encoded in this region:
- the LOC110318370 gene encoding eukaryotic translation initiation factor 4B, translating into MAASAKKKNKKGKTISLTDFLAEDGGTGGGSTYVPKPVXWADETDDLEGDVSTTWHSNDDDVYRAPPIDRSILPTAPRAAREPNIDRSRLPKSPPYTAFLGNLPYDVTEDSIKDFFRGLNISVVRLPREPSNPDRLKGFGYAEFEDLDSLLRALSLNEESLGNRRIRVDVADQAQDKDRDDRSFGRDRNRDSDKTDTDWRARPATDSFDDYPPRRGDDSFGDKYRDRYDSDRYRDGYRDGXRDGPRRDMDRYGGRDRYDDRGXRDYXXGYDSRIGSGRRAFGSGYRRDDDYRGGGDRYEDRXDRRDDRSWSSRDDYSRDDYRRDDRGPPQRPRLNLKPRSAPKEDDASASTSQSSRAASIFGGAKPVDTAAREREVEERLQKEQEKLQRQLDEPKLDRRPRERHPSWRSEETQEREWSRTGSESSQTGASATSGRNTRRRESEKSIENEALNKEDDCHSPTSKLPKPDQPLKVMPAPPPKENAWAKRSSNPPAPSQSSDTEQPSPTSGGGKVAPVQPPEEGPSSKDGNKVDVVNATQGQTGSSSRGPWDGGNRDHWKELDRKDGKKDQDSRSAPEPKKPEESPASKFSSVMESDLRVVN